The following are from one region of the Cyanobium gracile PCC 6307 genome:
- the purN gene encoding phosphoribosylglycinamide formyltransferase: MPDSADHSDPGGSLQWPLPQPLPVAEAPLRLAVMASGAGTNLEALARACGEGRLHGQVVVLAVNRADCGARARAERLGIPCQVLDHRHQPSREALDGALIRLFEAHRVDLVVMAGWMRIVTPVLIEAFPERLVNIHPSLLPSFRGADGVGQALAAGVTLAGCTAHLVTAEVDAGPILVQAAVPVLAGDDRERLHARIQHQEHRILPLAVSLAARRLAQG; this comes from the coding sequence ATGCCCGATTCCGCTGACCATAGCGATCCCGGCGGGTCTCTCCAGTGGCCGTTGCCACAGCCGCTTCCGGTCGCCGAGGCCCCGCTGCGACTGGCGGTGATGGCCTCGGGCGCCGGAACCAACCTTGAGGCCCTGGCACGGGCCTGCGGCGAGGGGCGGTTGCACGGGCAGGTGGTCGTCCTCGCGGTGAACCGGGCGGACTGCGGGGCCCGGGCCCGGGCCGAGCGGCTCGGCATCCCCTGCCAGGTCCTCGACCACCGCCACCAGCCCTCGCGGGAGGCCCTCGACGGGGCCCTGATCCGTCTGTTTGAGGCGCACCGGGTGGATCTGGTGGTGATGGCGGGCTGGATGCGCATCGTCACCCCGGTGCTGATCGAGGCCTTCCCGGAGCGGCTGGTGAACATCCACCCCTCCCTGCTGCCCAGCTTCCGTGGCGCCGACGGGGTGGGCCAGGCCCTGGCAGCTGGCGTCACCCTGGCCGGCTGCACGGCCCATCTCGTGACCGCCGAGGTGGATGCGGGGCCGATCCTGGTGCAGGCGGCGGTGCCGGTGCTTGCGGGCGACGACCGGGAGCGACTCCATGCCCGCATCCAGCACCAGGAGCACCGGATCCTCCCCCTGGC